From one Ctenopharyngodon idella isolate HZGC_01 chromosome 15, HZGC01, whole genome shotgun sequence genomic stretch:
- the zpld1b gene encoding zona pellucida-like domain-containing protein 1: MEWICVPLLLFSGIHLAFTQFNGFNCDPNYHSRFPVDRDISVYCGVQTVTLKINLCPVLYSGYTDADLALNGRHGDVHCRGFINNNTFPTAVLFSISLSTLEACGNTLVVSTSQGLNAYGNISMVQMGNISGYIDTPDPPTVISYLPGLVYKFSCSYPLEYLLNNSQLASSSAAISVKENNGTFLSTLSLVLYNDSTFSQLISIPMSGLSLKTRVFAAVKATNLDRRWNVLMDHCYATPSGNPNDEIRYDLFFGCYKDPQTTVFENGKSQMGRFAFEVFRFVKHKNQKMSTVFLHCVTKLCRADDCAILMPICANRRRRDTVDEHVVSGSSSGDAVITAGPIITRSDESPTNNSQLVSSSSQHLNAVTSALISGVVVLGVTSLGLFILSLRLLRKPSPSSLTGVWNPSFR, translated from the exons ATGGAGTGGATATGTGTTCCTCTTCTGCTTTTCAGTGGGATTCATTTAGCTTTTACACAATTCAATGGATTTAACTGTGATCCAAACTACCACAGCAGATTCCCTG TTGACAGGGATATCAGTGTATACTGTGGTGTTCAGACAGTCACACTAAAGATTAACCTCTGTCCTGTGTTGTACTCTGGATACACTGATGCCGACCTGGCACTGAACGGCCGCCATGGAGATGTCCATTGCCGAGGCTTCATAAACAACAACACCTTCCCCACAGCTGTGCTCTTCAGTATCAGCCTGAGCACACTGGAGGCCTGTGGGAACACGCTGGTG GTTTCTACATCTCAAGGTTTGAATGCTTATGGGAACATCTCTATGGTGCAGATGGGGAATATATCGGGCTACATTGACACCCCAGACCCTCCAACAGTCATCAGTTACCTGCCAGGTCTGGTGTATAAATTCAGCTGTAGTTATCCTCTGGAGTACCTGCTTAACAACAGCCAGCTGGCATC CTCATCTGCTGCAATATCAGTGAAAGAAAACAATGGCACCTTCCTGAGCACACTCAGTTTGGTGCTTTACAAT GATTCAACATTCAGTCAGTTGATCTCTATACCAATGTCTGGCCTGTCCTTGAAGACTCGTGTGTTTGCTGCAGTTAAAGCTACAAATCTGGACAGGAG GTGGAATGTTCTGATGGATCACTGTTACGCCACCCCCTCTGGGAATCCTAATGATGAGATACGCTATGACCTTTTCTTTGG GTGCTACAAGGATCCACAGACAACTGTTTTTGAGAACGGAAAAAGTCAAATGGGACGCTTTGCATTTGAAGTCTTCCGTTTTGTGAAACATAAGAACCAGAAGATGTCCACTGTCTTTCTGCATTGTGTCACAAAGCTGTGTCGAGCAGATGACTGTGCAATACTAATGCCG ATCTGTGCAAATCGCAGGAGGAGAGACACTGTGGATGAACATGTAGTATCAGGTTCATCCTCAGGGGATGCCGTCATAACCGCAGGTCCCATAATCACTAGGAGCG atGAATCTCCAACCAACAACTCGCAACTTG TGAGCAGTTCCTCCCAGCATCTGAATGCTGTAACCAGTGCCTTGATATCGGGTGTGGTTGTGCTGGGTGTGACGAGCCTGGGCCTCTTCATCCTTTCCCTCAGGCTGCTCAGGAAGCCCAGCCCTTCTAGTCTGACAGGGGTCTGGAACCCCAGCTTCAGATGA